In Triticum aestivum cultivar Chinese Spring chromosome 5B, IWGSC CS RefSeq v2.1, whole genome shotgun sequence, the following proteins share a genomic window:
- the LOC123117019 gene encoding peroxidase 57: MGHTKAAVLVVVLAVAVLGLATDGQAQLQNGYYTGKCRGNDVEAVVRGIVKARFSQDSAIVAHLLRLLFHECAVNGCDGGLLIDGPGTEKTASPNLSVKGYDLITTIKTELEKRCPGVVSCSDIEILATRDAVNASTGQGYAVRTGRRDRRRSIASDVKLPGPDFTVPQAAAFFRTLGLSSDDMVVLLGAHTVGVAHCSMIKKSRLYNYGGKAGATDPSMDPELASTYKTYVCPNTASSDNNIVFLDDRSSASKLDNSFYKMLQRRRGALMVDQNLYGDGSTRWMVDRLANTDHFLWLFPQALAKLGEVNVLTGTQGEVRRVCTKFN; this comes from the exons ATGGGGCACACAAAGGCAGCAGTGCTAGTGGTGGTGCTCGCCGTCGCCGTGCTTGGGCTTGCCACTGATGGCCAGGCGCAGCTGCAGAACGGGTACTACACGGGCAAGTGCCGCGGCAACGACGTGGAGGCGGTGGTCCGCGGTATCGTCAAGGCCCGCTTCTCCCAGGACAGCGCCATCGTCGCTCACCTCCTACGCTTGCTGTTCCACGAGTGCGCCGTCAAT GGCTGCGACGGCGGGCTGCTGATCGACGGCCCCGGCACAGAGAAGACGGCATCACCGAACCTGAGCGTGAAAGGCTACGACCTCATCACCACCATTAAGACGGAACTCGAGAAGCGGTGCCCTGGTGTCGTATCCTGCTCCGACATCGAGATCCTCGCAACCAGGGACGCGGTGAATGCGTCCACGGGACAAGGATACGCGGTGCGCACCGGGCGCAGGGACCGCCGGCGGTCCATAGCCAGCGACGTGAAACTTCCGGGGCCAGATTTCACGGTCCCGCAGGCAGCCGCTTTCTTCCGTACCCTCGGCCTCAGCTCGGACGACATGGTCGTTTTGCTGGGCGCGCACACGGTTGGCGTTGCGCACTGCAGCATGATCAAGAAGAGCCGTCTTTACAACTACGGCGGCAAAGCCGGTGCAACGGACCCGAGCATGGACCCGGAGCTAGCGTCCACATACAAGACATATGTGTGCCCCAACACGGCGTCCTCCGACAACAACATTGTGTTCCTGGACGACCGGTCCAGCGCGTCCAAGCTGGACAACAGCTTCTACAAGATGCTGCAGCGCCGCCGCGGCGCGCTCATGGTCGACCAGAACCTCTACGGCGACGGCTCCACGCGCTGGATGGTTGACAGGCTCGCCAACACTGACCACTTCCTCTGGCTCTTCCCGCAGGCGCTCGCCAAGCTGGGGGAGGTCAACGTGCTTACCGGCACACAGGGAGAGGTCCGCAGGGTCTGCACCAAGTTCAACTGA
- the LOC123117020 gene encoding peroxidase 57: MGHTRAAVLAVVLAVAVLGLATDGQAQLQNGFYTGKCRGNDVEAVVQGIVQARFASNSDIVPHLLRLLFHECGVNGCDGGLLINGTGTEKTANPNLSVKGYELITAIKTELEKRCPGVVSCSDIEVLATRDAVAASTGRRYAVRTGRRDSRRSVATDVNLPGPDDTVPKAAAFFRNLGLSSDDMVVLLGAHTVGVTHCNMIKRSRLYSYGGKAGATDPSMDPNTAATYKRYPCPNTASSDNTILYLDDRSSASKVDNSFYKMLQQRRGVLMVDQNLYNDSSTRWMVDRLANTDHFTWLFPQALVKLGEVKVLTGTQGEVRRVCTKFN, from the exons ATGGGGCACACCAGGGCAGCCGTGCTAGCGGTGGTGCTCGCCGTCGCCGTGCTGGGGCTTGCCACCGATGGCCAGGCGCAGCTCCAGAACGGGTTCTACACGGGCAAGTGCCGCGGCAACGACGTGGAGGCTGTCGTCCAGGGTATCGTCCAGGCCCGCTTCGCCAGCAACAGCGACATCGTCCCCCACCTCCTACGCTTGCTGTTCCACGAGTGCGGCGTCAAT GGCTGCGACGGTGGGCTGTTGATCAACGGCACCGGCACAGAGAAGACGGCAAACCCGAACCTGAGCGTCAAGGGCTACGAGCTCATCACCGCCATCAAGACGGAGCTCGAGAAGCGCTGCCCCGGGGTCGTATCCTGCTCCGACATCGAGGTGCTCGCAACCAGGGACGCGGTCGCCGCGTCCACGGGGCGAAGATACGCGGTGCGCACCGGGCGCAGGGACAGCCGGCGGTCCGTGGCCACCGACGTGAACCTTCCAGGGCCAGATGACACGGTCCCCAAGGCAGCCGCTTTCTTCCGCAACCTCGGCCTCAGTTCGGACGACATGGTCGTTCTGTTGGGCGCGCACACGGTCGGCGTCACGCACTGCAACATGATCAAGAGGAGCCGTCTTTACAGCTATGGCGGCAAGGCCGGAGCAACCGACCCGAGCATGGACCCCAACACCGCGGCCACATACAAGAGGTATCCGTGCCCCAACACGGCTTCGTCCGACAACACCATCCTGTACCTCGACGACCGGTCCAGCGCGTCCAAGGTGGACAACAGCTTCTATAAGATGCTGCAGCAGCGCCGTGGCGTGCTCATGGTCGACCAGAACCTCTACAACGACAGTTCCACGCGGTGGATGGTCGACAGGCTCGCCAACACCGACCATTTCACCTGGCTCTTCCCGCAGGCCCTCGTCAAGCTGGGGGAGGTCAAGGTGCTTACCGGCACACAGGGAGAGGTCCGCAGGGTCTGCACCAAGTTCAACTGA